The Halobaculum sp. CBA1158 genome contains the following window.
ATATCAACGGTACCATCGGGGCACCGCTCTGGAGAGATTTCCAACTCGTAACGGTATTTGTCATAGTCGCTCGCCGTCTTTACCTGAACTCGTAACAGCCCCCACTCAACGTCGGTTATCAGGTCGTACTTCTGCTCATGACCATGGGGATAAGCTACGCCATACCCGTTTCGAAGAATGTCTGTGGCGACTAAGGCTTCTGACGCATCACCCCGCCAACCTCGTTCCAAATCCATACTAACCTACTGGCAGTGCTACTACAGAAAAGTACGTCTGATTAGTCCCCACTTCGAGGACTGTCCAACTCTATTGAGATGAAAGACACTGTAGTAACTCAAGTACTGTCGTCTGGGCCACAATTCGGCTGAATCCATATTCGTACTCGATAGAGTCTGTTGTCCCCTCAATGGGTGAGGGGCTCGCTGTACTGGCGAGTTCCGTGAACACGGTGAGAACGATGGCAACCAGAGACATCTACGAAACTGGCTTTGACGAAGACGTCCGAACGGAATCGAGTGCGAACCAGTGTCCCGAGTGCGACGGCCGGGTCACCACCAACGCAGTCGAAACCATCTGCGAGGACTGTGGCCTGGTCATCGACGAGCAGCGAATCGACCACGGGCCAGAGTGGCGAGGGTTCGACGAAGACGAACGGGAGCGCACGGGCGCTCCGTTGACGGCGGCCCGCCACGATCGCGGCCTGTCGACGGAAATCGGTCGCGGCACCGACGCGAAGGGGAACGAGATTTCCGGGCAGAAGCGGCGTCGACTCGCGCGGATGCGTCGCGAACAGACTCGGGGTCGCTGGCGGTCGAAAGCGGAACGAAATCTCGCACACGGGCTGGGCGAGGTGCGTCGGTTGGCGAGTGCGCTCGAACTCTCCGATTCGGTCCGTGACCAGGCGTGCCAGCTCTTCCGGAGCGCCCAGAACGAGGATCTGCTTCGTGGCAGATCCATCGAGGCCATCGCCGCGGCCAGCGTCTACGGGGCCTGCCGGTGCAACGGCCTCTCGCGGTTAGTGGACGACGTCAGCGAGATGGCCCGCGTCGCGGAGTCACGAGTCACGAACGGGTACAAGACGCTGAACGAAGAGCTGGGCCTCCCTGCCGAGCCCGTCTCCCCCAGCATGTTCGTGCCGCGCCTCGCTTCGGACCTCGAGTGTCCGGACGAAATCCGACAGCGGGCCCGAACTCTGGCGGAGCAGGCCGAGGAGCGCGGCGTCACGACGGGTGTCCATCCGGCTGGGTTCGCAGCGGCTTGTCTCTACAAAGCGGGGCAGGAACAGGGGCACTGGGTGACTCAAAGCGACGTCGCGGAGACAGGAAACGTCACGCCAACGACCATCCGGACGCATCACGAGACGCTCGGTGAACT
Protein-coding sequences here:
- a CDS encoding group I intron-associated PD-(D/E)XK endonuclease, yielding MDLERGWRGDASEALVATDILRNGYGVAYPHGHEQKYDLITDVEWGLLRVQVKTASDYDKYRYELEISPERCPDGTVDIFAGAIHEEGTAIYVPAHEMGKTQRVNFNPPEEMPSDWHREQANLPGDFSIDEALLKIREVTDSQ
- a CDS encoding transcription initiation factor IIB family protein — its product is MATRDIYETGFDEDVRTESSANQCPECDGRVTTNAVETICEDCGLVIDEQRIDHGPEWRGFDEDERERTGAPLTAARHDRGLSTEIGRGTDAKGNEISGQKRRRLARMRREQTRGRWRSKAERNLAHGLGEVRRLASALELSDSVRDQACQLFRSAQNEDLLRGRSIEAIAAASVYGACRCNGLSRLVDDVSEMARVAESRVTNGYKTLNEELGLPAEPVSPSMFVPRLASDLECPDEIRQRARTLAEQAEERGVTTGVHPAGFAAACLYKAGQEQGHWVTQSDVAETGNVTPTTIRTHHETLGELGV